From the Dysgonomonadaceae bacterium PH5-43 genome, the window CATACATAAACTTCGCTTGGGATAAATCAACATTACTTATAGGTCAGAACTGGCACCCTATGTTTCAGAACATTCAGCCCGGACAAATAACTTTATCTACTGGTGCGCCATTTCAACCTTTTAATCGTAGTCCTCAACTTGCCTATAAATATAAAATTAAAGATTTTAATTTACGCGCAGCAACTATATTTCAATTGCAAAACAAATCAACTGGTCCGTCTGGCAAATCAAATATATATGCAAAAAACGCTACACTTCCCGAGCTTAACTTTATTGCCGAATACAAAAACAAGTCGATAAATACTGGTGTAGGTGTAAACTTCTTATCGCTAAAACCACGCACTGAATCATCTTTTAATGGAAGTTCTTATAAGGTTGACGAATATATACGTTCGTTATCTTATTTAGCTTTCTTTCAATACACAGAAGATATGCTTAGTGTGGGTGTAAAATCTATTTATGGACAAAACAATACTAACTTGAATATGCTTGGCGGTTACGGTATTAAATCTATAAATTCGGTAACAGGAGAATGCAAGTACACAAACTTCAACTATAGCACTTCGTGGTTTAATATTGCTTACGGAAAGAAATATAAAGGTAATCTAATGTTTGGTTATACTAAAAACTTAGGAACAGAAGATGCCCTTGTGGAAGGCTCATCTTTATATGGAGAAGGTTTATCGGTTGATAATATGCACAGAGTTGCATTCAATTTCACATATAATGTACCTCATTTTACTGTGGGTTTAGAATATGAGTTTATGAATGTATTTTATGGTAACGCAGGAACCTTAAATTGGAAAGATGGAAAATATTCATCTACTCACTCTGTAGAAGATCATCGCATTACAGGAGTAATAAGATACATCTTTTAAGCACTAATAAAAACTCAATCAGCACAACAAGTGCGCTTGTAATAACAAAGATTGCTCCCCTAAAATAAACAGGAAAGCAATCTTTTTTTATTACACCTTATTATATGTAACATCTTTTTCTTAAATTTGCGCAAACTAATTAAACTCGATATGCTTGAACAAGAACTATTATTAGAAAGAGACTTATTCTTCTTTCTTAACGGAAGCGACTATACTTTTGTCGACTTCTTTTTTTGGTTATACTCTTACAAACTAACATGGATTCCATTTTATTTCTGTTTTTTAACAGTCTTCTTTTTTAGAAAAAACTGGAAAGAGATAGTTATAACGCTACTATCTTTAACCTTACTAATTGTTTTGTGCGACCAGATAGCTTCTGGTTTTTTCAAACCAGTATTCCAACGTTTCAGACCAACACACCACCCCGATTTTATGAATCAAGTTGATATTGTGCTTGGCTACAGAGGAGGCAAATATGGCTTTATCTCAAGCCACGCATCTAACGCTGTAGGATTTGCAACTTTCACAATGCTCCTGTTCAGGAATAAACTGTTTTCAACAATGATTATCTTTTTTGCTGTGATAAACGCATACTCTCGAATATATTTAGGCGTTCATTTTATTTCTGATGTAATAGTCGGATCATTAGTTGGTATTCTTTGCGGATACTTTGTTTATAAACTTTACAATTATGCACGATACCGTTTGTTAAAAATAAATAAAGAAGACCTAAAAATATCTTTATACTCAAAAAGCCAGGTTTATTTCTTAAGTGGCGCATACATAGCCACTTTAATCTCAATATTTGTTTTCGACAATCAACTTGTAAGCTTGTTTCACAACAAATAATTGACAATTTGAGAAATTATTTTCAATTTTAATTGGAAGTGATTATATTTTTTCTTAAGTTAGTAGCGTGAAACAATTTTTATTATAACACTTTAATAATAATGCCATGAAAACAGTAACATTTAATGAGCTTCGTAGAATTAAAGATCAGTTACCCGACGGAACTATGCGTCGCATCGCTGAAGAGTTAGGCCTTCCAGTTGAAACAGTTAAGAACTATTTCGGAGGTGTAAACCAGAGTGCCGGCGACGGAGGTGGTATACATATAGAACCCGGTCCCGATGGTGGAATCGTAATGTTAGATGATCCTTCTATTTTAGAGAAAGCGCTTATCATATTGGGAGAATCTAATCATAATGTTTCTAACGTTTCGGCTAACGTCTAACAAAGCAGAACAAAAATTTAAGAGTTGGGGATAAAAGTTGAAACTTTTAATTCCCAACTTTTGTTTTATAAACACAGTAGATGCTTATTGTTAAACTTTTATTATTCATTTTATTCACAAATCATGGAAGACAGATTAATTACGCTCGCAATTCACACCTATCAAAAAGCACAAATATTAAAAACTATGCTCGAAAGCGAAGGCATAGAAGTGTATCTACATAATGTAAATCTTATTCAACCCGTTGTTTCATCTGGTGTAAGAGTGAGAATTAAAGAAAGCGACCTGCCAAAAGCCTTGAAATTCATTGAAGCCAGTGAAATATTCAAAGAAGAATTTACTGAACAAAAAAAGGGAAAAGAGAAAAAAGAGAAAAAGAAAATACTTATACCGATAGACTTTTCGAGCTATTCTAATCGCGCTTGTGCTTTAGGCTTTAACTTAGCCAGCGAAATAGATGCCGAAATAGTTATAATGCACGCCTTTTTTACTCCATTCTTCCCCTCATCTATGGGAGAATCTTTTGCTTTTCAAACAGTAAGTGAAGAAGAAAGTATATTATTACAATCAGAAGCAATCAAAGAACTTAAAAAGTTTGAAGAAGACATTAAAACTAAAATAACAAACGGTGAATATCCTAAAGTTAAATTCACTACAATATTAAGAAGCGGCGTACCCGAAGAAGAAATAGTAAACTATAGCAATCAAACCAAACCATTGCTTATTATAATGGGTACTCGTGGTAAAAATCAAAAAGATATAGAGCTAATAGGTAGCGTTACCGCAGAAGTTTTAGACACTGCAAAAGTTCCTTTATTTGCAATTCCCGAAGATACACACTTCTCTAAATTCTCTGAAGTAAAAAGAATAGCTTTTGGCACTAACTTAGACCAAAAAGACTTAGTTGTTGTTGATAGTCTGTTCAAGATATTCAATACTTACGATATAGAATATTACCTTTTCCATATTACACACAAGCGAGAAGACACTTGGAACGAAATAAAACTTGCTGGAATTAAAGAATATTTCAAAAAACAATATCCTGAAATTAAAATCAACTACAACATTATAGATGGAAACGACTTTGTATTAAATATGGAAAAGTTTATACGGGATTATAAGATAGACATTATATCTTTATCTAAACATAAACGCAACATATTTGCTCGATTATTTAATCCGAGTATTGCAAGAAGAATGCTTTTCCATACAGATACACCTATTTTAGCTCTTCATTCTTAAAAAAGATGTATCTTTGCACAAAAAGTTTATTCTTTATGAAAAGGTATAACATCTTATTACTGTTTGTATGCTTGGCTATTAGTGCTTTTTCTCAAGCCGACTTGCAATACCATTGCACTTACGGTTTTACTTACGAGATGAGTCAACAAGAAAGTTGGGGTTATCAAAAACCTGTTATCTTGTCGGTTTACCCTATGAGTGCAGCCGATGAAGCGGGTATGCAGCCTAACGATATTATCGAATACATAAACGATAGACCTACAAAAGGAGAAAAGTTAGAGATTATAGACGAGTGGATGCACGATGTTAATGAAGATGTTATAAAGATAACTTTCAGTAATCTAAAA encodes:
- a CDS encoding nucleotide-binding universal stress UspA family protein (product_source=COG0589; cath_funfam=3.40.50.620; cog=COG0589; pfam=PF00582; superfamily=52402,54913), whose amino-acid sequence is MEDRLITLAIHTYQKAQILKTMLESEGIEVYLHNVNLIQPVVSSGVRVRIKESDLPKALKFIEASEIFKEEFTEQKKGKEKKEKKKILIPIDFSSYSNRACALGFNLASEIDAEIVIMHAFFTPFFPSSMGESFAFQTVSEEESILLQSEAIKELKKFEEDIKTKITNGEYPKVKFTTILRSGVPEEEIVNYSNQTKPLLIIMGTRGKNQKDIELIGSVTAEVLDTAKVPLFAIPEDTHFSKFSEVKRIAFGTNLDQKDLVVVDSLFKIFNTYDIEYYLFHITHKREDTWNEIKLAGIKEYFKKQYPEIKINYNIIDGNDFVLNMEKFIRDYKIDIISLSKHKRNIFARLFNPSIARRMLFHTDTPILALHS
- a CDS encoding undecaprenyl-diphosphatase (product_source=KO:K19302; cath_funfam=1.20.144.10; cog=COG0671; ko=KO:K19302; pfam=PF01569; smart=SM00014; superfamily=48317; transmembrane_helix_parts=Outside_1_27,TMhelix_28_50,Inside_51_56,TMhelix_57_79,Outside_80_110,TMhelix_111_130,Inside_131_134,TMhelix_135_157,Outside_158_160,TMhelix_161_183,Inside_184_203,TMhelix_204_221,Outside_222_232), with protein sequence MLEQELLLERDLFFFLNGSDYTFVDFFFWLYSYKLTWIPFYFCFLTVFFFRKNWKEIVITLLSLTLLIVLCDQIASGFFKPVFQRFRPTHHPDFMNQVDIVLGYRGGKYGFISSHASNAVGFATFTMLLFRNKLFSTMIIFFAVINAYSRIYLGVHFISDVIVGSLVGILCGYFVYKLYNYARYRLLKINKEDLKISLYSKSQVYFLSGAYIATLISIFVFDNQLVSLFHNK
- a CDS encoding hypothetical protein (product_source=Hypo-rule applied; superfamily=46894); amino-acid sequence: MKTVTFNELRRIKDQLPDGTMRRIAEELGLPVETVKNYFGGVNQSAGDGGGIHIEPGPDGGIVMLDDPSILEKALIILGESNHNVSNVSANV
- a CDS encoding hypothetical protein (product_source=Hypo-rule applied; cleavage_site_network=SignalP-noTM; superfamily=56935), giving the protein MKRIVLPILIFASSIQVFAQNSASDLTFKFSGFVRGDIIYNTRENVAALEDLFYLYPKDEKKDALGEDLNSRSALGFYNLSTRAALDIAGVKLFDAAVSAKMEADFAGAGGSGGTSAVLRLRLAYINFAWDKSTLLIGQNWHPMFQNIQPGQITLSTGAPFQPFNRSPQLAYKYKIKDFNLRAATIFQLQNKSTGPSGKSNIYAKNATLPELNFIAEYKNKSINTGVGVNFLSLKPRTESSFNGSSYKVDEYIRSLSYLAFFQYTEDMLSVGVKSIYGQNNTNLNMLGGYGIKSINSVTGECKYTNFNYSTSWFNIAYGKKYKGNLMFGYTKNLGTEDALVEGSSLYGEGLSVDNMHRVAFNFTYNVPHFTVGLEYEFMNVFYGNAGTLNWKDGKYSSTHSVEDHRITGVIRYIF